The following proteins are encoded in a genomic region of Streptobacillus felis:
- a CDS encoding carbohydrate kinase family protein: protein MICIIGGANIDIQGFSYNSIILNDSNPGKIEKGFGGVARNITENLSHLNVKTKFIAPIGDDEFSVSLLEYMKKKNVDMSESLIIPGESLSTYLSVLNDENEMIVAISSMSILEKLKIEFIKEKEKYIKASDLLVIDTNLRQDVIEYISTFDKKIIVDLVSTTKAKKIKNVLNKIHSIKPNKIEAEFLTGIEIVDENSMKLACEKLLSQGIKNIFITLGKDGVFYMNEKKYGLINNPNINAIDITGAGDAFTAGIAYSIEKDYDIEKTAKVALSMSVINVTNLGTCYQNLNEDLLNTTLKKYFNIEL from the coding sequence ATGATTTGTATTATCGGTGGTGCAAATATAGACATACAAGGATTTTCATATAATTCTATCATACTTAATGATTCAAATCCTGGAAAAATAGAAAAAGGATTTGGAGGTGTTGCTAGAAATATTACTGAAAATCTATCTCATTTGAATGTAAAAACAAAATTCATAGCACCTATAGGTGATGATGAATTTTCTGTTTCATTATTAGAATATATGAAAAAAAAGAATGTTGATATGTCAGAATCTCTAATAATTCCGGGAGAATCTTTATCTACATACTTATCTGTATTAAATGATGAAAATGAGATGATAGTAGCAATTTCAAGTATGTCAATTTTAGAAAAATTAAAAATAGAATTTATTAAGGAAAAGGAAAAATATATTAAAGCTTCTGACCTTTTAGTAATTGATACTAACCTACGTCAAGATGTAATTGAATATATTTCAACTTTCGATAAAAAAATTATAGTTGACTTAGTTTCAACTACAAAAGCAAAAAAAATCAAAAATGTTCTTAATAAAATTCACTCTATAAAACCTAATAAAATTGAAGCTGAATTTTTAACTGGAATAGAAATCGTAGATGAGAATTCTATGAAATTAGCATGTGAAAAATTACTATCACAAGGAATAAAAAATATCTTTATTACCTTAGGTAAAGATGGTGTCTTTTATATGAATGAAAAAAAATATGGATTAATTAACAATCCAAATATTAATGCAATTGATATTACTGGTGCTGGAGATGCATTTACTGCTGGTATAGCATATTCAATAGAAAAAGATTATGATATTGAAAAGACTGCTAAAGTTGCACTTTCAATGTCAGTGATAAACGTCACAAATTTAGGTACATGTTACCAAAATTTAAATGAAGATTTATTAAATACTACGCTAAAAAAATATTTTAATATAGAATTATAG